GGAGCTGTTATGTTGTTGCACCTGTTCTTTGGGGAGGTTGTTTTAAGAACAGAGAAGAAAGCACGGCTTATTGGGTATTGCGCGACCTATCTTGGAAAACCAGGAAAGATTGCAGCTGTTTTTTCTACCCTTTTTGGCATTGTTGGAGCTTTGCTTGCTTATACCATTATAGGGGGAAGCTTTTTGCACATTTTGTTCGGTGAGTTTTCTGGCATTTCTACAACTTGGTTTTCTATTCTGCTTTGGGCATTCCTATCGTTGTTTATCCTGCGTGGCATTCAGCTCATTGCCCGGGCTGAATTTTTCATGAACATTGCATTGTTTGCTGCGGTCTTTCTCATCTTTTTCTTTGCTGCTCCTCATGTAAAGTTAGAGAACTTTTCTCTCATTAACACAAGCAACCTCTTTTTGCCCTACGGCGTCATTTTGTTTGCTTTGGCTGGATGGACTGCCATTCCTGAGATTGCAGATTTCTTCAAGAGCAGCCGCGACAAGAGAACCTTAGACAACCTCATTGTCTGGGCTGGCATTATTACCACCCTGCTCTTTCTTCTGTTTGCCTTCTTTGTGGTGGGAGTTTCAGGAGCGGCGACTTCTCCCGATGCCTTGCAAGGATTAATTCCTTTCTTGGGCAAGGGGGTGGTTGCCTTGGGAGCTGTGTTTGGGCTGGTTGCCATCGCAGCTTCCTTCTTGGTTTTGGGTAACTACCTAAAAAACTCTTTGCGATACGATTTTCGTCTTCCGTACCGTGTTGCAGCTGGCATTGCAATCTTTTTCCCCATAGTTTTGTTCTTGCTTGGGTTCCGAGAGTTCATTGTGGTGTTGGGTTTGGTGGGGATTGTCATTGGGATAATTGAAGGGACTCTTATTGTATTGGTATACCACAAGGCAAAGCGCATGGGAGACAGGGCTCCCGAGTATAGTTTGCGCCTTCCCCGAGTTCTTCCCTACCTTGTTTTGTTTATCATTGTAGGGGGAGCCATGGCCGAACTCTTTTTCTCCTATGTTAGATAACAAAAGAGTTCACCTCTTGATTTCAGGAAGGGTGCAGGGAGTATTATTTCGCCAGCATGCCAGAACAAAGGCGTTAGAGCTTGGTTTAGCGGGCTTTGCAAAGAATCTTATTGACGGCAAAGTGGAGATTATTGTTGAAGGCCCAAAAGGAAAAGTGGAGGAGTTTGTAGAGTGGGCAAAGAGCGGACCTTTACTCGCCAGGGTGGACAATGTGGAAATGGCAGAAGAGGAATATACCGGGGAGTTTGAGGATTTTGTTGTGCGTGAGTTTGGCTTTTAACCAGAGAAACGCAGTTCTCCTAAATGAAATTAAAGAATCCTTAATTTCATTTAGGAGGTATTGGCATAAAAAAAGAAGAGGGACGTGTTCTTATGGGAACATCCCTCTTTTCGTTGCGCCCTAAAGACTCGGCGACGCGATTCTAGAAGGAGCAAACTTTACTCCCCGTGCTATCTTTCGCGGAAGGGAGGGCCCTTCGTAGATCAGCCCTGTGTAGAGTTGCACGAGGTCAGCTCCCGCAACTTCTATCATGCGTCGGGCATCGTCAATAGTGAAGATGCCCCCAACGCCAATGATGAGAAGATTGGGAGCTTGTCTCCGTACATGGCGCACTACCGAGAGTGCCTTGTCTGTGAGAGGTCTCCCGCTCAAGCCACCAGAAACGTCGGTTGGAGAACTGAGCCCTTCCCTGCTCAGGGTGGTATTGGTTGCGATTATTCCTGGAACGCTCTCATCCGCACACACCTGGAGCACATCGTCTATGGCATCTGGCGTGAGGTCAGGGGCAATCTTGACGAGCAAGGGCTTTGGCTGTTGTCCTTGCGCCAAGGCAATCAACTTCGCTTGGAGGGCTTTAAGGAGTGTTGAGAGCTGTTCTTTGCCCTGGAGTCCTCTTAAGCCCGGGGTGTTCGGAGAGCTGACGTTTAAAGCGAAGTAATCCCCGAACTGGTGGAGCAGCAGAAGCGAGTAGAGGTGGTCTTCGATAACTGCCCCCAGGTCTTCTGGGTCCACCACCTTTGACTTGCCCAAGCTGATGCCTATGGGAATGAGTGGTTTTCCCGAGCGAGACAAGGTTTGCATCATCTTTGCTGCTCCATGGTTGTTGAATCCCATGGCATTGATGAGTGCCTCGTCTTTCGGGAATCTAAAGATGCGTGGCCTCGGGTTCCCCGCCTGCTCCTTTGCAGTTACGGTGCCAACTTCCAAAAACCCAAACCCAAGAGCTGAGAGCGCCCATATGGCACGGGCGTCTTTGTCAAGACCCGCTGCCAGGCCCACGCGGTTCGGGAAGCGAATCCCGAGCAGCTCAACAGGGTCATCTACCCTGAGGAAGTTTCCTACGGCCTGGGAGAGCACATGTGGCGTCCCAAGGTAGTGAAGCAGGGTGATGACCAGCTTGTGTGCCCTCTCTGCATCTCCTGTTGAGAGCGCAAATAGGAGCGGCCGGATCAGTAATTTGTACAGCATGACTCTCCTCTCTATAGTTTTCAGGGTGCTTACTCTGTGATGGAGTTCTAGCAGGCGGCAAGGTTGCTGTCAACTTGACTATCTGGTACAATAGGGGGTGCAGGAAACATGAGGAGGATTGTTGCGAAAATATCGCGAGGGCAGATTATGCAAACCGTTCCCAAGGCATCTTTGGGAGTTTTGCCCATGCTTATTTCCTTTGAGCTGGGGTTTGCGTTGTTTGCAGGATACTTTGCAGCGTACTTTTTTGCAGGGCAAAAGACCTCAGAGCAAGGACGCATTCCTTCACTGGTTTTTGACATGGGGGACTGGAGGGTGCACCTTCATCACTGGCTGGTGTTTTTAGGTATTTTTGTTGGAGCAGCCATAGCAAGCTTTTTCATTGTTTCTCCTTTTTTGTTCTACGGATTCTTGGGTGGAGTCATTGTGCAGGGGCTTTTGCACTACGATGACTGGCCTCGCATTGTGAGTAAGCAAGAAAAGACATAATCATGGCGGGGGACAAAGACCAGCTTCGCTCCGAAGAAAAGAAAAAGAAGCAGTACTTTAAGTTAGTAGAGAACAAACAGTACCAGGAAGCAGAGAAGGTATGGCACAGATTGCACCAGGGTACCTATATTGGTGATCTGGTGTTTGGGGCCAATGACGGCATCATTACCACCTTTGCTGTGGTTGCGGGAGCTGCGGGAGCCCTGCTTTCCCCGGGGATTATTATCATTCTTGGGTTGGCAAACCTCATTGCAGACGGGTTTTCCATGGGAGCTTCAAATTTTCTTTCCCTGCGTTCACAGCGGGATTTTGTGAAGCTCCAGCGCAAAAAGGAAGAGTGGGAAGTGAAGCATTTCCCTGAGATTGAGCGGGAAGAAATTAGGAGCATCCTGCTCCACTGGGGGATTCCGAGAGAGCATGTGGAACCTGCCACGAACGCCATCACAAGAGACGAGAAACGCTGGGTTGATTTAATGATGCGAGAAGAGCTGGACCTCAAAGAAGAAGAGCCCGGTTCTCCTGCACAGCATGGGTTTGCAACTTTTCTTGCCTTTATCATTGCAGGATTCTTTCCCCTAATCCCCTACCTTTTGCCGCAGGTTCCCAACCAGTTTTTGCTATCAAGTGTGGTAGCGGGAGTCGCCTTTTTTGGAGTGGGAGCTGCCAGGAGTTTGGTGACTGCAGCCCCACCCTTGAAAGCAGGATTGGAAATGCTTTTGATTGGAGGACTTGCCGCTGCCGTGGCATTCGGCATCGGGTTTGCGATAAAGACACTATTTGGCATTGTGGTATAACTATGGAAGCTGTACTGCTTGCAGGATTTGGCGGAGGAGTGATAAGAGGATTGGTGGGATTCTTAAAACACAAGTATTCCTACAAAGAGACTTCTTTCTCTTTGCCAAGCTTTCTTTCCACCGTGTTGATTGCAGGAGGTATTGGTGTGGTAACAGCTATTACGGTTAGAGAACTGGGATTAACCTTTCTTGGTTCTCCCCTGACTCCTGCCATGGCTCTTATCGTGGGCTATGCCGG
The Patescibacteria group bacterium DNA segment above includes these coding regions:
- a CDS encoding amino acid permease; its protein translation is MNHSFVLALSVLMGTIIGAGIFAIPFVVAKSGFLPAIFYFLVLGGAVMLLHLFFGEVVLRTEKKARLIGYCATYLGKPGKIAAVFSTLFGIVGALLAYTIIGGSFLHILFGEFSGISTTWFSILLWAFLSLFILRGIQLIARAEFFMNIALFAAVFLIFFFAAPHVKLENFSLINTSNLFLPYGVILFALAGWTAIPEIADFFKSSRDKRTLDNLIVWAGIITTLLFLLFAFFVVGVSGAATSPDALQGLIPFLGKGVVALGAVFGLVAIAASFLVLGNYLKNSLRYDFRLPYRVAAGIAIFFPIVLFLLGFREFIVVLGLVGIVIGIIEGTLIVLVYHKAKRMGDRAPEYSLRLPRVLPYLVLFIIVGGAMAELFFSYVR
- a CDS encoding acylphosphatase, producing MLDNKRVHLLISGRVQGVLFRQHARTKALELGLAGFAKNLIDGKVEIIVEGPKGKVEEFVEWAKSGPLLARVDNVEMAEEEYTGEFEDFVVREFGF
- a CDS encoding quinone-dependent dihydroorotate dehydrogenase yields the protein MLYKLLIRPLLFALSTGDAERAHKLVITLLHYLGTPHVLSQAVGNFLRVDDPVELLGIRFPNRVGLAAGLDKDARAIWALSALGFGFLEVGTVTAKEQAGNPRPRIFRFPKDEALINAMGFNNHGAAKMMQTLSRSGKPLIPIGISLGKSKVVDPEDLGAVIEDHLYSLLLLHQFGDYFALNVSSPNTPGLRGLQGKEQLSTLLKALQAKLIALAQGQQPKPLLVKIAPDLTPDAIDDVLQVCADESVPGIIATNTTLSREGLSSPTDVSGGLSGRPLTDKALSVVRHVRRQAPNLLIIGVGGIFTIDDARRMIEVAGADLVQLYTGLIYEGPSLPRKIARGVKFAPSRIASPSL
- a CDS encoding VIT1/CCC1 transporter family protein, whose translation is MAGDKDQLRSEEKKKKQYFKLVENKQYQEAEKVWHRLHQGTYIGDLVFGANDGIITTFAVVAGAAGALLSPGIIIILGLANLIADGFSMGASNFLSLRSQRDFVKLQRKKEEWEVKHFPEIEREEIRSILLHWGIPREHVEPATNAITRDEKRWVDLMMREELDLKEEEPGSPAQHGFATFLAFIIAGFFPLIPYLLPQVPNQFLLSSVVAGVAFFGVGAARSLVTAAPPLKAGLEMLLIGGLAAAVAFGIGFAIKTLFGIVV